From Helicobacter sp. MIT 21-1697, one genomic window encodes:
- the coaD gene encoding pantetheine-phosphate adenylyltransferase — protein MRTLAIYPGTFDPVTNGHLDIIKRSMEIFDNVIVAVAQSNSKRPMFSLQERIDILKLGTQGLANVQVEGFCTLLADFAKQKGARMIIRGLRAVSDFEYELQIGYANASLNPELETIYFMPTLENAFISSSVVRSIIEHNGAFSHLVPQNVADFIYSLYAKHKRGV, from the coding sequence ATGAGAACATTAGCCATTTATCCGGGCACTTTTGACCCTGTAACAAATGGGCATTTGGATATTATTAAACGTTCTATGGAAATTTTTGATAATGTAATTGTTGCTGTGGCGCAATCAAACTCTAAGCGACCAATGTTTTCACTTCAAGAACGTATTGATATTTTAAAGCTTGGCACGCAAGGTTTAGCAAATGTGCAAGTTGAGGGCTTTTGCACGCTTCTTGCAGATTTTGCAAAGCAAAAGGGTGCAAGAATGATTATACGAGGATTGCGCGCTGTGAGTGATTTTGAATATGAGCTACAAATAGGTTATGCTAATGCTTCGCTGAATCCAGAGCTTGAAACAATTTATTTTATGCCAACTTTAGAGAATGCGTTTATTAGCTCATCGGTGGTGCGTTCAATCATTGAGCATAATGGGGCATTTTCTCATCTTGTGCCACAAAATGTCGCTGATTTTATTTATTCACTTTATGCCAAACATAAAAGGGGCGTGTAA
- the tmk gene encoding dTMP kinase: protein MYVAIEGIDTCGKSTQIQLLKAHYPQAIFTKEPGGSIIGEHIRELVLFAPKKYDFTLDERAELMLFLADRAQHYAQVLLPHKDKLIISDRSVISGIAYAKGIDMAQSIALNDFVLRGMLPDLVVILELDEQSLKERIESKSHDNIESRGIPYMLEIQQCFKNVVTQMKLRHIVLDATQDKERICAQIREHMNA from the coding sequence ATGTATGTAGCGATTGAAGGCATAGATACTTGCGGTAAAAGCACACAGATTCAATTACTCAAAGCACATTATCCACAGGCTATTTTTACCAAAGAGCCCGGTGGAAGTATAATAGGCGAACATATACGAGAACTTGTGCTTTTTGCACCTAAAAAATATGATTTTACACTTGATGAACGAGCAGAGTTAATGCTTTTTCTTGCCGATAGAGCGCAGCATTATGCTCAAGTTTTACTCCCTCACAAAGATAAGCTTATTATTTCAGATAGAAGCGTTATATCAGGCATAGCGTATGCCAAAGGTATTGATATGGCACAAAGCATTGCTTTGAATGATTTTGTTTTGCGCGGTATGTTGCCAGATTTGGTGGTTATTTTGGAGCTTGATGAACAAAGCCTGAAAGAAAGGATTGAAAGCAAAAGCCACGATAATATTGAAAGTAGAGGTATTCCATATATGCTTGAGATTCAACAATGTTTTAAAAATGTCGTTACACAAATGAAGCTTAGACATATAGTGCTTGATGCTACACAGGATAAAGAGAGGATTTGTGCCCAAATTAGAGAACATATGAATGCTTGA
- a CDS encoding UbiX family flavin prenyltransferase has product MRAIKKLVVAIGGASGVHLGLKFIEYVPDSIELFVVVSEGAKDVAKHEIDDNFTQQLLALKDKRGFCIYNENQMDSPIASGSFGIDAMAIVPTSMNILAKIANGLCDELISRCASVMLKERRKLLLAPREMPLSPIALEQMSKLSLLGVIIAPPSVGYYAKPNDLESMERFFVGKWFDALCIENMLYQRWKYDTKGIE; this is encoded by the coding sequence ATGAGAGCGATAAAGAAACTTGTAGTTGCCATAGGAGGAGCGAGTGGCGTGCATTTAGGCTTAAAGTTTATTGAATATGTGCCAGATTCTATTGAGTTATTTGTGGTTGTCAGTGAGGGTGCAAAAGATGTTGCAAAACACGAGATTGATGATAATTTTACACAACAGCTTCTCGCACTTAAGGATAAAAGAGGGTTTTGTATTTATAATGAAAACCAAATGGATAGCCCGATAGCTTCAGGGAGCTTTGGTATTGATGCAATGGCGATTGTGCCAACAAGTATGAATATTCTTGCTAAAATAGCTAATGGATTGTGTGATGAGCTGATTTCGCGATGTGCATCAGTAATGCTTAAAGAGAGACGAAAATTACTTTTAGCACCTCGCGAAATGCCCTTAAGCCCTATTGCACTAGAGCAGATGAGTAAGCTTTCTTTGCTTGGAGTGATAATTGCCCCTCCGAGTGTGGGGTATTATGCCAAGCCAAATGATTTAGAATCTATGGAGCGGTTTTTTGTAGGAAAGTGGTTTGATGCGCTGTGTATAGAAAATATGCTTTATCAACGTTGGAAATATGATACAAAGGGGATTGAATGA